A region from the Symphalangus syndactylus isolate Jambi chromosome 2, NHGRI_mSymSyn1-v2.1_pri, whole genome shotgun sequence genome encodes:
- the PKIB gene encoding cAMP-dependent protein kinase inhibitor beta isoform X4 — protein MSHQDVAMKTDSLKMTDVESGVANFASSARAGRRNALPDIQSSAATDGTSDLPLKLEALSVKEDAKEKDEETTQDQLEKPQNEEK, from the exons ATGTTGCTATGAAGACAGATTCATTAAAAATGACTGATGTGGAGTCTGGGGTCGCCAATTTTGCATCTTCAGCAAGGGCAGGCCGCCGGAATGCCTTACCAGACATCCAGAGTTCAGCTGCCACAGACGGAACCTCAGATTTGCCCCTCAAACTGGAGGCTCTCTCCGTGAAGGAAG atgcaaaagagaaagatgaagaaacaacACAAGACCAATTGGAAAAgcctcaaaatgaagaaaaatga
- the PKIB gene encoding cAMP-dependent protein kinase inhibitor beta isoform X2 encodes MKTDSLKMTDVESGVANFASSARAGRRNALPDIQSSAATDGTSDLPLKLEALSVKEDAKEKDEETTQDQLEKPQNEEK; translated from the exons ATGAAGACAGATTCATTAAAAATGACTGATGTGGAGTCTGGGGTCGCCAATTTTGCATCTTCAGCAAGGGCAGGCCGCCGGAATGCCTTACCAGACATCCAGAGTTCAGCTGCCACAGACGGAACCTCAGATTTGCCCCTCAAACTGGAGGCTCTCTCCGTGAAGGAAG atgcaaaagagaaagatgaagaaacaacACAAGACCAATTGGAAAAgcctcaaaatgaagaaaaatga